The genomic region TACAGTTGGCTATATGTATATGCTAAAACTGCATCATCTTGTGGCAGATAAAATTCATGCTCGTTCCATAGGTCCTTATTCCCTTGTAACCCAGCAACCTCTTGGAGGTAAAGCACAGTTTGGTGGGCAGAGACTTGGAGAGATGGAAGTATGGGCACTGGAAGCATATGGAGCAGCCTATACACTTCAGGAGTTTTTAACTGTAAAAAGCGATGATATAACAGGTAGAACCCGCATGTATGAAGCTATTGTTAAAGGACATCCTGTGTTGGAGCCGGGAGTTCCTGAGTCATTTAATGTTTTAATGAAAGAACTCCAGAGTCTTTGTCTTGATGTTGATCTTCTGGAGAAAAAGAAAAAAACTTAAGATATGAACTTTGAATTAATTTTAAAGGGGGTATAAACCTTGACAGAAGATATTTATTCACTTTTTCAAAAACCTAAAAATCCAAGAGATTTTGATGCGATAAGAATAAAACTTGCTTCACCTGAAAAAATAAGGGAATGGTCTTATGGAGAAGTAAAAAAGCCTGAAACCATTAATTACAGAACATTTAAGCCAGAACCTGAAGGACTTTTCTGTGCTAAAATTTTCGGTCCTATAAAAGACTGGGAATGTCTTTGCGGCAAATACAAACGAATGAAGCATAAAGGCGTTATATGTGATAAATGCGGAGTTGAAGTAATTCAGAGTAAGGTCAGACGCGAAAGAATGGGTCACATTGAACTTGCTGCTCCTGTGGCACATATATGGTTTGTCAGAGGAGTTCCAAGTAAAATGGGACTGTTGCTTGACCTTTCTGTCAGACAGCTTGAAAGAGTTATTTACTATGAAGACTACATTGTTATAGACCCTGGAGATACGCCTTTAAAGGAAAAAGATATTCTCACTGAAGAGGAATACAAAAAGTATGTTTCTCAATATGGTAGCAAATTTAAAGTTGGAATGGGAGCAGAGGCCATTAGAGAACTTCTTAAAAAGATTGATCTTGATGTTCTTGCAAAGGAGCTTAAAGAAAAGATAGAGACTGCCACCTCCACGGGAATTAAGAGAAAACTTACAAAAAGACTCAAGGTTGTTGAAGCTTTTAAAAATTCGGGTAATCGCCCTGAATGGATGGTTCTTGATATTATTCCTGTGCTTCCTCCAGAGCTTAGACCACTGGTGCCTCTTGATGGTGGAAGATTTGCCTCTTCAGATTTAAATGATCTCTACAGGAGGGTTATAAATAGAAATAACAGATTAAAAAGACTGATGGAGCTTAAAGCTCCCAGTGTAATTATCAGAAATGAAAAGAGAATGCTTCAGGAAGCGGTTGATACACTTTTTGACAACACCAAGCGTTCAAAAGCTCTGAAAGCAGGCACCCGCAGACCTCTTAAATCCTTAAGTGACATGATAAAGGGCAAACAGGGAAGGTTCAGACAGAACCTTCTTGGTAAAAGAGTTGATTATTCCGGTAGATCAGTAATTGTTGTTGGTCCTGAACTTGATATGCATCAATGCGGATTACCTAAAACAATGGCTCTTGAGCTTTTTAAGCCCTTTGTTTTCAATAAACTTGAAGAAAAGGGTTATGCAACAACAATAAAACAGGCAAAAAGACTTGTTGAGCAGGAAAAGCCTGAAGTGTGGGATGCCCTTGAAGAGGTGATTCAGGAACATCCTGTGCTTTTAAACAGAGCTCCAACACTTCACAGGCTGGGAATTCAGGCTTTTGACCCTGTGCTTGTAGAAGGAAAGGCAATCAAGCTTCATCCACTTGTATGTACAGCCTTTAATGCAGATTTTGATGGTGACCAGATGGCTGTTCATGTTCCTCTGTCCTATGAAGCTCAAATTGAGGCAAGAGTTCTAATGATGTCAGTGGGAAATCTTCTCTCTCCTGCTAATGGTAAACCTATTGTTGTGCCAACACAGGATATGGTATTGGGGATTTATTATCTTACAAAGGAAAAGAAGGACGCAAAAGGTGCGGGTAAAGTTTTCTCCGACGTGCAAGAAGTTATTCTCGCTTATCAGAGCAAGGTAGTGGAAAAGCACGCTCCAATAAAAGTCAAAATAAATGGACAGCTTGTTGAAACCACCGTAGGAAGAGTTCTTTTTAGAGAGATTGTGCCAGAGGGTGTTCCTTTCCAAATGATTAATAAGGAGTTGACAAAGAAGGAGCTTGGAAAACTGATTGAATATATTCATTATAACTTTGGCAAAAGGGATACGGTTTTATTTTTGAATAAGCTTGAAAAATTAGGATTTGAGATTGCCACTCAGTCAGGAATTTCTATATGCATTGATGACATGCACATCCCTTCAAAGAAAGCAGAGTTGATTAAAGAAGCAGAAGCTCAGGTAATGGAAGTTCAGAGGCAGTATGCTGAAGGATTGATTACGCAGGGTGAGAGATATAACAAAGTTATAGACATATGGGCAAATGTTACGGAGAAAGTTGCTGATGAGATGATGAAAGAGCTTGGAGCAGAAAAGGGCAAAGAGTTAACACCAGAAGAACTTGCTGAAAGAAGGTCCTTTAACAGCATCTTCATGATGGCTGACTCAGGTGCTCGTGGCAGCATAGCACAGATAAGGCAGCTTGCTGGTATGAGAGGACTTATGGCAAAACCTTCAGGTGAGATTATAGAAACCCCAATTACAGCCAATTTCAGAGAAGGACTTACTCCGTTACAATACTTTATCTCCACGCATGGTGCAAGAAAAGGTCTGGCAGATACAGCACTGAAAACAGCAAATGCTGGTTATCTAACAAGAAGGCTTGTTGATGTGGCTCAGGACATATTTCTTACAGAAAATGATTGTGGAACAAAAGAAGGAATATATATCACTGCCTTGATAGAAGGTGGTGAAATAGTAATGCCTCTTGAAGAACGAATCTATGGTAGAACGCTGGCAGAAGATGTTAAGGATCCTCTTACTGGTGAAATAATTGCAAAAAGGGATACTTTAATAGACCAGATGGTTGCGAAGAAGATTGTAGATGCAGGAGTTGATAGAGTAAAAATTCGCTCTGTGCTCACATGCAGAACAAAATTCGGTGTTTGTTCAAAATGTTATGGAATGGATCTCGCAAGGAGTGAACCTGTTGAAATAGGTGAGGCAATTGGAGTTATTGCTGCTCAGTCTATTGGAGAGCCAGGTACTCAGCTTACAATGAGAACCTTCCACATAGGTGGAGCAGCAACCAAAATAGTTGAGCAGGCTGTACTGGAAGCCAAGACTTCAGGAACAGTTGTATTTAAAAACATTCATTATGTAGAAAGAAAAGATGGCTCACTGGTTGTTCTTAACAGAAATGCCATGATTGCTATCACAGACACCTCAGGAAGAGAAAGGGAAAAATATAATCTTGTATACGGTGCTAAAATTATTGTTAAGGAAGGACAGATTGTAGAGGCTGGGCAGAGACTGGCTGAGTGGGATGCCTATACAACACCAATTATCACTGAAATAGGTGGTAAGATAGCTCTTGGTGATATGGTAGAGGGTGTTACATTTAAAGAAGAGACAGATCCTACCACAGGTCTTTCTCACAAGATAATAATTGATTATCCAGCAACTTACAGACCTCGTGTTACTATAAAGGATAAAGATGGAAAAACAGCTCGCCTTCCTTCAGGATCGCCTGCAAGGTATCTTCTTCCAGCAGGAGCAATTTTAGTAGTTGACAAAGGAGATGTAGTAGAGCCAGGAGATATACTTGCAAAAATTCCAAGAGAAACAATTAAAACGAAGGATATAACAGGAGGACTGCCAAGAGTAGCAGAACTCTTTGAAGCAAGAAGACCCAGAGAAGCAGCAATTGTAAGTGAGATAGATGGCATAGTGGAATTCAAAGGAAGTCAGAAAGGCTCAAGAGTTATAGTTGTCAGAGGAGCAGATGAAACAAGAGAGTATATTATTCCAAAGGGTAAGCATGTAATAGTTCACGATGGAGACTGGGTTAAAGCAGGCGAGCCATTAATTGATGGATCTATTAATCCTCACAGTATACTTGAAATTTTGGGTCCCACAGAACTTCAGAGATATCTTGTAGATGAGATTCAGAAAGTTTATAGACTCCAGGGCGTTTCAATACATGACAAACATATTGAAGTGATTGTAAGGCAGATGATGAAAAAGGTAAGAATAGAGGATCCGGGCGATACATCTTTTCTCATAGGTGATGAGGTTGATAGATTCACATTCATTGAGGAAAATGAAAAAGTTATAGCCCAGGGAGGCAGACCTGCTCAGGCAAGACCGCTTTTACTTGGAATTACAAAAGCAGCTCTTTCAACGGAATCATGGGTATCAGCAGCTTCATTCCAGGAAACCACCAGAGTTCTTACTGATGCAGCAATTGAAGCAAGGATTGATGAGTTGAGAGGATTAAAAGAAAATGTGATAATGGGAAGAATTATTCCTGCTGGAACAGGCTCTCCGGTGTATAAAGATACCTTGATTAAAGGTGAGTTTTACACTATGCAGATAGAACACTCAAGTGAAGAAAGGCTTGAAGAAAACTGATTTACCTCGTTTTATAGCAGATGTAATGCTCGGAAGCCTGAGCCGCTGGCTCAGGCTTTTTGGTTTTGATACATTGTACAGGAATGATTTTACAGACAAGCAGCTTATAAAGCTCTCTTTGCAGGAAGACAGAGTGCTTTTGACCAGAGATAATGCTCTTGCTAAATCAAAGTTATTAAAAAAAGTTTTACTGATCCAGTCAGAGGAAATCAGAGAGCAGATTAAAGAGGTTTTGCTGTCCTTTTATCCGAAATTAGAACTTTTAAATCTCAAACCAAGATGTCCCGTTTGCAATGGAGAGACTGAGAGAATTAAAAAAGAAGAAATTAAAGGACAACTACCTGATTATGTTTTGTTTTCCAGTCATGAATTTATCATGTGCAAATCCTGTGGTAAGATTTACTGGGAGGGAACACATAAGGAGAAAATTGATGAAGTGAAAAAAGATATTTTACAAAGCCTAAAATAACTTATTTTCTTTTTTAAAAACCTTCAAAATTCGCATTGCTGTAGGTAAAACCTGATTTTCAATGTAATAATCAATATCAATTTTTGATGGATCTGCAAGCTCTACTGGATAGGCTCTTTCACTTATTGAGCCAGAACCTTTCTGAATTATATATCCTATTACGCTTCCTTCACCCACTGGAATGTCTTTTTCAAGCAACCTCTTAGCAGCTACTACATGAGGAGATATTAATTTATACTCTGACACAGGCTTTGAAAGCTGCTCGTAAACAACCAGCTCTTTTAAATCATAATTGCCTTCCCGTAAAGCTTTAACTCTTTCATCAAGGTATTTAAAGGCTTTTGGAATATCTTCCTCAATGAGGCATATTTTAAGAATCTCCTGCTGGGTAGCTCTTGCAAACTTACAGAGGTCTCTTCTTACTACTTCAAGCCCTCTTATTTTCAGCTTTCCCTTTTCATCAACTAAAGCATATCTTTTCTTTGCCACACCTCCGGCTTCTCTTGAAACAAAAAGCCCCTTAACATAGAAATCTTCAAGGTCAAGCCTCATAAGTCCTGGAAGACTTTGATTTATTTCTTTGATAAACTCTTCAACTTTTTCTTTATTGTCAATTTTCAAAAATGCTGAATCCGTATCTCCATATATAGCATGAAATCCTTTCTCAGAAGCTTTTTTTAAGACTTCTTTAATCCAGTATCTTCCAAGAGCTGTAATTGCCTCGGCACATTCTTTTGAATACCATCTGCTTGCAGGATAGGCATAATAACCATATGAGGCATTTATGATTGTTTTCAGTGCTCTCTGTTTTGTATCAAGCTCTAAGTATTCATGAGACTCTGGGTTAAGTTTTTTTAATTGTTTTTTTAGTTCAAGCCTTTCAATTAAAAGTTCTTCAACTGCCTGAGATTCAAAGCCTTTTTTATTTTTACAGAACCAGTAAGGAAAATCAGGAATTTTGTATCCATTGTCTTTACAGCAACTACAGTTAAGAGTATCAATTGATATGTTGTATGTTGCAATTATTGATGGATAAAGAGAAGCAAAGTCAACAACAGCAATTCCTTTATGAAGCCCTACTTCTGGTTCTTTTACAAATCCTCCCTCATATGTTGTTTTCTGACGCTCCTTTATTTCATCAAATTTTGGCTGATTTGGAATCACTCTGTTTTGTTGTTTTGCCTTTTTAATGTAATACCATTCTACAAGCTGGCTATAGGGCATTCTTGATGTGTCAAAAAGAGACTGTCCCGTGATTCTTGTCAGTTCCTCAATATCAGGTAAAAGCATTTTTGTAAGTTCATAAACAAGTTCACTATCTTTTAAGCAGTATCTTGCAAGTTTGTCAAGCTCATGCCCTTTATCCCATGCCTGCAGGATATCTTCATACTCCATATCAAGCTTTGTATCACCAAGAAGCTCCTGCGCGACATTTTTTAAGGTAAGCTGCTCACTCTGAAGCATTGCAGAGAGAATATTAAAGACAAAATTAAATATGTCAATATGAACTCTTCCAATAAGTCTTGCAGTTGTAAATCGTGCTCTTTTTGAAAGAGTTATTCCAGAGTTATCCCTTGAAAGAATACTAATGTCCACCTTAAGTTGTCTTGCCCTTTCTCTCAGTATTGGCATGTCATACAAATCTGTATTGTATCCAACAATTATATCAGGATCATAATCCTTTACAATTTCAATAAAGTTTTTTATAAGTTCCTTTTCATCTTTAACAACCGTTGTCTCCACAGTGTATTTTGCTTCCTGATATGTAATTACCTTTGATAAACCTTCTCCGAATACGGAAATCATCACAATAGATGGAGTTCCTCTTTGCACTTCAAGAACTTCCATATCAAAAGCAAGAATTTTAAGTTTTGGTGAAGCTGCAGCAGCTTTTTTAATTGATTTAACCTGATTGCCATGAGTTTCAATTTCAAGCCATTGTAGGCAGGACAATTGTCTTTCAGCAAGATATGTTCTATATGGTGACAGCTGATATTCAAACTCATCAACTATGGAACCTGAGCCACCTCTTTTTGCTTCAAGAACTTTTATTGCATCCCTTACCTTTTGTAAATCCTGATGCCTTTTTGTGTAAATTTTTATAAACTCCTTTTGCTGACCATAAAAGATTTTTTTCTCCTCAGTCATTTCAGTAACTGCAAGAGAATTCTCCTTAATGATTTTTTCAATTTCTTCAATAGCCTTATTTTTATCTGCGGGAAGCACTAAAAAATAAGGACGATATGATGAATCAATAAGTTTTTGTCTTTTCCCATCCTCTGTTATTCCAAAGAGAAGAATGCCATCAGAAGAATCGTCTATGTCTATAAGATAAAGTAGCATTACTTTAATTATACCTGAAAAAATTAAGGATTGACATTCAAAAATAAAGATTGCATATGTTGACGAGTTTTTGTTATAAAATAATTAAAGGCTTCCTGCCCTGCTCGTGA from Thermodesulfovibrio sp. 3907-1M harbors:
- the rpoC gene encoding DNA-directed RNA polymerase subunit beta', with amino-acid sequence MTEDIYSLFQKPKNPRDFDAIRIKLASPEKIREWSYGEVKKPETINYRTFKPEPEGLFCAKIFGPIKDWECLCGKYKRMKHKGVICDKCGVEVIQSKVRRERMGHIELAAPVAHIWFVRGVPSKMGLLLDLSVRQLERVIYYEDYIVIDPGDTPLKEKDILTEEEYKKYVSQYGSKFKVGMGAEAIRELLKKIDLDVLAKELKEKIETATSTGIKRKLTKRLKVVEAFKNSGNRPEWMVLDIIPVLPPELRPLVPLDGGRFASSDLNDLYRRVINRNNRLKRLMELKAPSVIIRNEKRMLQEAVDTLFDNTKRSKALKAGTRRPLKSLSDMIKGKQGRFRQNLLGKRVDYSGRSVIVVGPELDMHQCGLPKTMALELFKPFVFNKLEEKGYATTIKQAKRLVEQEKPEVWDALEEVIQEHPVLLNRAPTLHRLGIQAFDPVLVEGKAIKLHPLVCTAFNADFDGDQMAVHVPLSYEAQIEARVLMMSVGNLLSPANGKPIVVPTQDMVLGIYYLTKEKKDAKGAGKVFSDVQEVILAYQSKVVEKHAPIKVKINGQLVETTVGRVLFREIVPEGVPFQMINKELTKKELGKLIEYIHYNFGKRDTVLFLNKLEKLGFEIATQSGISICIDDMHIPSKKAELIKEAEAQVMEVQRQYAEGLITQGERYNKVIDIWANVTEKVADEMMKELGAEKGKELTPEELAERRSFNSIFMMADSGARGSIAQIRQLAGMRGLMAKPSGEIIETPITANFREGLTPLQYFISTHGARKGLADTALKTANAGYLTRRLVDVAQDIFLTENDCGTKEGIYITALIEGGEIVMPLEERIYGRTLAEDVKDPLTGEIIAKRDTLIDQMVAKKIVDAGVDRVKIRSVLTCRTKFGVCSKCYGMDLARSEPVEIGEAIGVIAAQSIGEPGTQLTMRTFHIGGAATKIVEQAVLEAKTSGTVVFKNIHYVERKDGSLVVLNRNAMIAITDTSGREREKYNLVYGAKIIVKEGQIVEAGQRLAEWDAYTTPIITEIGGKIALGDMVEGVTFKEETDPTTGLSHKIIIDYPATYRPRVTIKDKDGKTARLPSGSPARYLLPAGAILVVDKGDVVEPGDILAKIPRETIKTKDITGGLPRVAELFEARRPREAAIVSEIDGIVEFKGSQKGSRVIVVRGADETREYIIPKGKHVIVHDGDWVKAGEPLIDGSINPHSILEILGPTELQRYLVDEIQKVYRLQGVSIHDKHIEVIVRQMMKKVRIEDPGDTSFLIGDEVDRFTFIEENEKVIAQGGRPAQARPLLLGITKAALSTESWVSAASFQETTRVLTDAAIEARIDELRGLKENVIMGRIIPAGTGSPVYKDTLIKGEFYTMQIEHSSEERLEEN
- a CDS encoding Mut7-C RNAse domain-containing protein yields the protein MKKGLKKTDLPRFIADVMLGSLSRWLRLFGFDTLYRNDFTDKQLIKLSLQEDRVLLTRDNALAKSKLLKKVLLIQSEEIREQIKEVLLSFYPKLELLNLKPRCPVCNGETERIKKEEIKGQLPDYVLFSSHEFIMCKSCGKIYWEGTHKEKIDEVKKDILQSLK
- a CDS encoding DNA-directed DNA polymerase, which encodes MLLYLIDIDDSSDGILLFGITEDGKRQKLIDSSYRPYFLVLPADKNKAIEEIEKIIKENSLAVTEMTEEKKIFYGQQKEFIKIYTKRHQDLQKVRDAIKVLEAKRGGSGSIVDEFEYQLSPYRTYLAERQLSCLQWLEIETHGNQVKSIKKAAAASPKLKILAFDMEVLEVQRGTPSIVMISVFGEGLSKVITYQEAKYTVETTVVKDEKELIKNFIEIVKDYDPDIIVGYNTDLYDMPILRERARQLKVDISILSRDNSGITLSKRARFTTARLIGRVHIDIFNFVFNILSAMLQSEQLTLKNVAQELLGDTKLDMEYEDILQAWDKGHELDKLARYCLKDSELVYELTKMLLPDIEELTRITGQSLFDTSRMPYSQLVEWYYIKKAKQQNRVIPNQPKFDEIKERQKTTYEGGFVKEPEVGLHKGIAVVDFASLYPSIIATYNISIDTLNCSCCKDNGYKIPDFPYWFCKNKKGFESQAVEELLIERLELKKQLKKLNPESHEYLELDTKQRALKTIINASYGYYAYPASRWYSKECAEAITALGRYWIKEVLKKASEKGFHAIYGDTDSAFLKIDNKEKVEEFIKEINQSLPGLMRLDLEDFYVKGLFVSREAGGVAKKRYALVDEKGKLKIRGLEVVRRDLCKFARATQQEILKICLIEEDIPKAFKYLDERVKALREGNYDLKELVVYEQLSKPVSEYKLISPHVVAAKRLLEKDIPVGEGSVIGYIIQKGSGSISERAYPVELADPSKIDIDYYIENQVLPTAMRILKVFKKENKLF